Proteins from one Gimesia maris genomic window:
- the lhgO gene encoding L-2-hydroxyglutarate oxidase, whose product MKTVDVAIIGGGIIGLATGWQISQRFPDKSILILEKESQVAQHQTGHNSGVLHSGIYYKPGSLRAINCREGKRAMEAFCDAEEIPWDQCGKVIVAIDKREFSALDRIFERGQQNGVTCEMIGEERVNELEPHVAGIRGIHVPETGIVDYKQVSARLAERIQEKDNQILTGAEVTGIQHHADSITVKTKQGDFTAKQVINCGGLFSDRVARMGGSKPESKIVPFRGEYYVLKPEAEHLCKALIYPVPNPEFPFLGVHFTRMIHGGVECGPNAVWAFAREGYTRTSINIGDLFEAATYPGFRKMAFKYWKTGLKEMWRSFSKPAFVRELQRLIPEIKADDLEAAPAGVRAQALGPDGTLVDDFLIDESDRMINVLNAPSPAATSSLRIGSMITDLLARRIQ is encoded by the coding sequence ATGAAAACAGTAGATGTTGCAATAATTGGTGGGGGAATCATCGGTCTGGCAACCGGCTGGCAGATCAGTCAGCGGTTTCCGGACAAATCAATTCTGATCCTCGAAAAAGAAAGTCAGGTTGCCCAGCATCAGACCGGTCACAATTCGGGTGTGCTGCATTCCGGAATCTATTACAAACCGGGTTCACTCCGGGCCATCAACTGTCGCGAAGGCAAACGTGCGATGGAAGCGTTCTGTGATGCCGAAGAAATTCCCTGGGATCAATGCGGCAAAGTCATTGTGGCGATCGACAAGCGGGAGTTTTCCGCCCTGGATCGCATTTTTGAACGGGGACAACAGAATGGCGTCACCTGTGAAATGATTGGCGAGGAACGCGTCAACGAACTCGAACCACACGTCGCCGGCATCCGAGGTATCCATGTTCCGGAAACCGGCATCGTCGATTACAAACAGGTTTCCGCACGGCTGGCCGAACGCATTCAGGAAAAAGACAATCAGATCCTGACCGGCGCCGAAGTCACGGGCATCCAGCATCACGCCGACTCAATCACCGTCAAAACTAAACAGGGGGACTTTACCGCAAAGCAGGTCATTAACTGTGGCGGACTGTTCAGCGATCGCGTGGCCCGGATGGGCGGTTCGAAACCGGAATCCAAAATCGTCCCGTTTCGCGGCGAATATTATGTGCTCAAACCGGAGGCAGAACATCTCTGCAAAGCGCTGATCTATCCGGTTCCCAATCCCGAGTTCCCTTTTCTCGGCGTGCATTTCACCAGAATGATTCACGGCGGCGTCGAATGCGGCCCCAATGCCGTCTGGGCCTTTGCGCGGGAAGGCTATACGAGAACCAGTATCAATATCGGGGATCTGTTCGAAGCGGCAACGTATCCCGGGTTTCGCAAGATGGCATTCAAATACTGGAAGACCGGCTTGAAAGAGATGTGGCGGTCGTTCAGCAAACCGGCATTCGTGCGTGAACTGCAGCGACTGATTCCCGAAATCAAAGCAGACGACCTCGAAGCGGCCCCCGCGGGCGTGCGTGCCCAGGCGCTCGGGCCGGATGGAACTCTGGTAGATGACTTTCTGATTGATGAATCCGATCGCATGATTAATGTTTTAAATGCACCTTCGCCGGCTGCGACATCCTCTTTACGGATCGGATCAATGATCACGGATCTGCTGGCCCGACGGATTCAATAA
- a CDS encoding dipeptidase has protein sequence MVEQVRSYLEQHQDQAVSELIEFLKIPSVSADSTLKSETRRGAEFVLKQLEAAGIESRLVETAGHPIVYGSWKKAAGKPTVLVYGHYDVQPPDPLDQWTTPPFEPDIRDGHIYARGATDDKGQMYTHIKSVEAWMKTHGELPVNVVFVIEGEEEVGSDNLDRFLAENKDLVASDIAVISDTSQYGPGLPAITYGLRGILACEVIVRGPRQDLHSGVFGGAVTNPGNGLAKMIAALHDDQGRVQIPGFYDGVLELTQEEREQFAALPFDEATFMSNLGVNAVAGEAGFTTLERRWARPTCDVNGMISGYTGEGPKTIVPAQARVKITCRLVPDQDPKALTKALEQFLRDQLPPGLTMEFIDFHGCRGLVFDFNSPYMTAARSAIEQAFGTAPVMIREGGSIPVVETFQSLVGVETLLLGWGQNTDNLHSPNERFSLESFRQGTLASALLWQELSEIQA, from the coding sequence ATGGTTGAGCAAGTTCGCAGTTATTTAGAGCAACATCAGGATCAGGCTGTCAGTGAACTGATCGAATTCTTGAAAATCCCCAGTGTGAGTGCCGACTCGACATTGAAATCGGAAACGAGGCGCGGAGCCGAGTTTGTACTGAAACAGCTGGAAGCCGCTGGCATCGAAAGCCGCCTGGTGGAAACCGCCGGACATCCGATTGTTTACGGCTCCTGGAAAAAAGCAGCCGGAAAACCGACCGTACTGGTATACGGCCATTACGATGTGCAACCCCCCGATCCTCTGGATCAATGGACAACGCCCCCCTTTGAACCAGACATCCGCGACGGACACATTTATGCCCGCGGGGCGACCGATGACAAAGGGCAGATGTATACACACATCAAATCAGTTGAAGCCTGGATGAAAACGCACGGCGAGCTGCCGGTCAACGTGGTCTTTGTGATTGAAGGCGAAGAAGAAGTCGGCAGCGACAACCTGGACCGTTTTCTGGCCGAGAACAAGGATCTGGTAGCCAGCGATATCGCGGTCATCAGCGATACCAGTCAGTATGGTCCGGGGCTGCCCGCGATTACCTACGGACTGCGAGGCATTCTGGCCTGCGAAGTGATTGTCCGCGGACCCCGCCAGGATCTGCACAGTGGCGTGTTTGGTGGTGCGGTGACCAACCCGGGCAATGGTCTGGCGAAAATGATCGCCGCACTGCACGATGATCAGGGGCGAGTGCAAATCCCCGGCTTTTATGACGGCGTGCTGGAACTGACACAGGAAGAGCGCGAGCAGTTTGCAGCATTGCCTTTTGATGAAGCCACCTTTATGAGCAATCTGGGTGTGAATGCAGTCGCCGGCGAAGCGGGCTTTACGACGCTGGAACGCCGCTGGGCACGACCAACGTGTGATGTGAACGGCATGATCTCGGGTTACACGGGCGAAGGCCCCAAAACGATTGTCCCCGCTCAGGCGCGCGTGAAGATCACGTGCCGCCTGGTTCCCGATCAGGATCCCAAAGCATTGACGAAAGCGCTGGAGCAGTTTCTACGCGATCAGCTGCCGCCAGGACTGACGATGGAATTCATCGACTTCCACGGCTGTCGCGGCCTGGTCTTTGATTTCAATAGTCCTTATATGACAGCCGCCCGTTCGGCCATTGAACAGGCATTCGGAACGGCCCCCGTGATGATCCGCGAAGGTGGCTCCATTCCAGTCGTCGAAACGTTTCAGTCGCTGGTCGGCGTCGAAACGCTGCTGCTGGGCTGGGGACAGAATACGGATAACCTTCATAGCCCCAACGAACGCTTCTCGCTGGAATCGTTTCGCCAGGGAACACTGGCCAGCGCCCTGCTCTGGCAGGAACTGTCTGAGATTCAGGCGTGA
- a CDS encoding nitroreductase family protein has protein sequence MPDKSTPETVETIIQDRKTEKVLCDIEAHQPVPADIAERNREIVLQAIKTAGWAPFHYPRKVDNLAEPWRAHVLWDEQAKQAAIYMRDELNVTSKEPRLAAACSALVLVTWLPEVSASEVQQDSKVERETLLARDEEHLAAASAMVQNLLLMLTAHDMGNYWSSGGKLKGPEMFQYLGIPAQEKLLAAVFIEYPEMRDDTRERKPGSLRNDRSDQWIREVNL, from the coding sequence ATGCCCGACAAATCGACACCCGAGACAGTAGAAACCATCATCCAGGATCGCAAAACAGAAAAAGTTCTGTGTGATATTGAAGCACATCAGCCTGTTCCCGCTGATATTGCAGAACGCAATCGCGAGATCGTACTGCAGGCGATCAAGACCGCGGGCTGGGCTCCGTTTCACTATCCACGCAAAGTCGATAATTTAGCAGAACCGTGGCGTGCCCATGTTTTATGGGATGAGCAGGCAAAACAGGCTGCGATTTATATGCGTGATGAATTGAACGTCACCTCCAAAGAGCCCCGGCTGGCAGCCGCCTGCAGTGCACTGGTCCTGGTGACCTGGCTGCCTGAGGTCTCTGCTTCAGAAGTACAGCAGGATTCAAAAGTCGAACGGGAAACGTTACTGGCTCGAGACGAAGAACACCTGGCGGCCGCTTCGGCCATGGTCCAGAATCTGTTACTGATGCTGACCGCGCACGATATGGGAAACTACTGGTCGAGTGGCGGAAAACTGAAGGGACCGGAGATGTTCCAGTATCTGGGCATTCCCGCACAGGAAAAATTACTGGCAGCCGTCTTCATTGAGTATCCGGAGATGCGAGACGATACCAGAGAGCGCAAACCGGGCAGTCTGCGAAACGACCGCAGCGATCAGTGGATACGCGAAGTGAACCTTTGA
- a CDS encoding DUF1501 domain-containing protein — protein sequence MLKILGSQKSKFCDQITRRNFLQIGGLALGGMSLPQILQAENSSNQRKTHKGIIMIFLPGGPPHQDMWDIKVDAPSEIRGEFNAIQTNVPGVEIGDQFPRMAQMADKFAFIRSMVGSDGRHDAFQCLTGQRFGNQPLGGWPSLGSVLSKKYGPVDPSIPPFLGLSPKMGHMEWARAGDPGFLGLAHAPFRPNGEGMADMTLNGITLDRLDNRKKVLSSLDQFRSKVDASGMMEGLDSFNQQAFGILTSSKLADALDLSKEDQSLRDRYGRGTSKLRADGGPKLLDDFLTARRLIEAGARCVTLAFSRWDWHGGNFKRGREDMPMLDQGVTALIEDLENRDMLDDVTVVVWGEFGRTPKINANSGRDHWPRVSTAVVAGGGMKTGQIIGSTNRLGEYAEDRPVHFQEVFATLYHNLGINVETATVDDLQGRPRYLVDTNKYKVMPELI from the coding sequence ATGCTCAAGATCCTGGGTTCTCAAAAAAGCAAGTTTTGTGATCAGATTACACGCCGCAACTTTCTCCAGATTGGCGGTCTCGCTTTAGGTGGTATGTCGCTTCCGCAAATTCTGCAGGCAGAGAATTCGTCGAATCAGCGAAAAACACACAAAGGCATCATCATGATCTTCCTGCCGGGAGGTCCTCCCCATCAGGATATGTGGGATATCAAAGTTGATGCACCCAGCGAAATTCGTGGCGAATTCAATGCAATACAGACCAACGTCCCCGGTGTGGAAATCGGGGATCAGTTTCCGCGCATGGCGCAGATGGCTGACAAGTTCGCGTTCATCCGTTCCATGGTTGGTTCGGATGGCCGACACGATGCCTTTCAGTGTCTCACCGGTCAACGCTTTGGAAACCAGCCTCTGGGAGGCTGGCCCAGCTTAGGTTCGGTCCTATCCAAAAAGTACGGTCCCGTCGATCCGTCAATTCCTCCGTTCCTTGGTCTCTCTCCCAAGATGGGCCATATGGAATGGGCGCGCGCCGGAGATCCCGGTTTTCTCGGTCTGGCTCACGCTCCCTTCCGTCCGAACGGTGAAGGCATGGCTGATATGACCCTGAATGGGATCACCCTCGATCGACTCGATAACCGTAAAAAAGTACTCAGTTCGCTCGATCAGTTCCGCAGTAAAGTCGATGCGTCCGGCATGATGGAAGGGCTCGACTCCTTCAACCAACAGGCGTTTGGCATTCTCACTTCCAGTAAACTCGCTGACGCGTTAGATCTTTCCAAGGAAGATCAGTCACTCCGCGATCGCTATGGGCGGGGAACGTCCAAACTTCGCGCCGATGGCGGTCCGAAACTGCTCGATGATTTTCTGACCGCCCGTCGTCTGATTGAAGCCGGGGCCCGCTGTGTGACGCTGGCCTTCAGTCGCTGGGACTGGCATGGCGGCAACTTTAAACGCGGTCGCGAAGACATGCCGATGCTTGATCAGGGCGTCACGGCGTTGATTGAAGATCTGGAAAATCGTGATATGCTGGACGATGTCACCGTCGTCGTCTGGGGCGAATTCGGAAGAACCCCCAAAATCAACGCCAACTCCGGTCGCGATCACTGGCCGCGCGTCTCCACTGCTGTGGTTGCTGGTGGCGGCATGAAGACCGGCCAGATTATCGGTTCCACCAATCGACTGGGGGAATATGCAGAAGACCGCCCGGTTCATTTCCAGGAAGTTTTTGCGACCCTCTATCACAACCTGGGTATCAATGTTGAAACTGCGACCGTCGATGACCTGCAGGGACGTCCCCGTTATCTGGTCGATACCAATAAGTACAAAGTCATGCCCGAACTCATCTGA